A single window of Penaeus vannamei isolate JL-2024 chromosome 24, ASM4276789v1, whole genome shotgun sequence DNA harbors:
- the LOC113818374 gene encoding enhancer of split mbeta protein → MVSSVQMEPVSRTDQYKRVMKPLLERKRRARINRCLDELRDLLVAALQAEGETVTRLEKADILELTVRHVRRLNQRRRLTLPPGGHDPRHDALKFQQGFVAAAQQVQSFLIASPSLEPAVSSRLLTHLTSCASAMTGVPPSSGPVSPPVTAAPLATPPTASPPAPAVATAPAPRPAPAAHPSVVIAPAVSPPMSPPPLMDLSMKPAHSPAPTPKILAPTPIREVYVGPQDLSMRRPSPRDDPKALEGKNSWRPW, encoded by the coding sequence ATGGTTTCCTCGGTGCAAATGGAGCCAGTGTCCCGCACGGATCAGTATAAGCGAGTGATGAAGCCCTTGCTGGAGAGGAAGCGGCGTGCGCGCATCAACCGCTGCCTCGACGAGCTTCGCGACCTCCTGGTGGCGGCGCTGCAGGCCGAGGGGGAGACCGTCACCCGCCTGGAGAAAGCCGACATCCTCGAGCTGACCGTCCGTCACGTCCGCCGCCTGAACCAGCGCCGGCGCCTCACTCTGCCCCCCGGCGGCCACGACCCCAGGCACGACGCCCTCAAGTTCCAGCAGGGCTTCGTGGCGGCGGCGCAGCAGGTGCAGTCCTTCCTGATCGCCTCGCCCAGCCTGGAGCCCGCCGTGTCGTCGCGCCTTCTCACGCACCTCACGTCATGCGCGTCGGCCATGACGGGCGTGCCCCCCTCCAGCGGCCCCGTGTCTCCGCCCGTCACCGCCGCCCCCCTCGCCACGCCCCCCACAGCATCACCTCCGGCGCCCGCGGTCGCCACGGCCCCTGCTCCCCGCCCAGCGCCCGCCGCCCATCCGTCGGTGGTGATTGCCCCCGCAGTGTCCCCGCCCATGTCCCCGCCCCCGCTCATGGACCTCAGCATGAAGCCCGCCCACAGCCCTGCCCCGACGCCCAAGATCCTCGCTCCCACGCCCATCCGGGAGGTGTACGTGGGCCCGCAGGACCTGTCCATGCGGCGCCCCTCGCCCCGAGACGACCCGAAGGCCCTGGAGGGGAAGAACTCCTGGAGGCCGTGGTGA